The nucleotide window AGGTGGTCTCCTCGTGGACGGGCGTGCCGGTCTCCAAGATGATGCAGGGGGAGATGGACAAGCTCAAGAACCTCGAAGCCGAGCTGCACAAGCGCGTCATCGGTCAGAACGAGGCCGTCGAGGCCGTGGCGGCGGCGGTGCGTCGCAGCCGCGCGGGACTCTCTGACCCCAATCGCCCGCTGGGCAGCTTCTTCTTCCTGGGGCCGACCGGCGTGGGCAAGACCGAGCTGGCAAAGGCGCTCGCGGCCTGTCTCTTCGACGACGAGAAGGCGCTGGTCCGCATCGACATGTCCGAGTACATGGAGAAGTTCAGCGTCCAGAGGCTCATCGGCGCGCCTCCCGGATACGTGGGATACGACGAGGGTGGCCAGCTGACCGAGGCCGTGCGTCGGCACCCGTACTGCGTCATCCTGCTGGACGAGATGGAGAAGGCGCATCCCGACGTCTTCAACATCCTGCTGCAGGTGCTGGATGACGGTCGCCTGACCGACGGCCAGGGCCGCGTGGTGAGCTTCAAGAACACGATCGTCATCATGACCAGCAACGTGGGCAGCCAGTTCATCGCGGGGGCCAATGCGTCGAGCGATCCGGCCACGGTCCAGAAGCAGGTCAACGACGCACTGCGCGCAACGTTCAAGCCGGAGTTCCTCAACCGCATCGACGACGTGGTGGTCTTTCATGCCCTGGGGCTGGACGACATCGAGAAGATCGTGGACATCCAGCTGGCAGACGTCCGCAAGCGCCTGGCCAAGGAGCGCATCAGGCTCGAGCTCTCCGACGCTGCCATCCAGGCGCTGTCGCTCGACGGCCTCGACCCGGTCTTTGGCGCGCGTCCGCTCAAGCGCCTGATCCAGCGCCAGGTCGTGGACAACGTCGCAGGCCTGATCATTGACGGTCAGCTCCACGAGGGCGATACCGTGCGCGTGGACGTGGGTGCGGGCGACCGCCTGGTCGCCGTGCGTGCGGTCGGACCCGTGCCCGCCACCCAGCCGGCTGATGACGCCCCCGTCGAGCCCGACGCCCTGGAGTAACCCCGCCCATCGGGCGGACCGGCCAGCGAACGGCCTCGCCTGCCAGACGGCCTTGCCCATCGCCATGCCGCGGCGTCCTTTCAACTTGCCGCCTGCGTGCTTTATAGTGTGAGCACGCAGGCGGTGGTGCCTGCAAGGTGAGTTGGCTGTCAGGTGGAGCCGAGGACCGGACAAGCGCGAGTCGAGCGCAGACGGGCGCCGGATGGAAGTTGATGCCGGGTGAGGAGGGACGATGGCGGGCGAGAAGAACGTGCGCGGCGGAACCGCCGCGCGTCCCATCGCGGCCGCAGTCCTTCTCGCCGTGATGTTGCTCGCGACGGCGGCCTTCGCAACCTATGGGGCGGAGCTCTGGGGCGGCAAGAGCGTTCCCAAGGTCGTCGGCACCTCTCAGGTGGCGGCGACGCAGGAGCTGGAGTCCAAGGGCTTCTCCGTCGTGGTCGCGAACGATGCCGTAGACGATGGGATCGGAAAGGCGCTCTCGACCGAGCCGGGGGCCGGCGAAAGGGCGCCCGAGGGCAGCACCGTTACGCTGCATGTGGGTGTGCAGCGGATCATTCCCCAGGTCGTGGGTCTGAGCGAGGCCGATGCCACCACTGCGCTCCGAGATGTTGGGGCCCAGCGCATCTCCATCGAGCACCAGGCCTCCACGGCACAGGAGGGCAGCGTCGTGGCCGTTGACCCAGGAGAGGGAAGCGCGTTCGTCTCGCGCGACACCATCACCCTGACCGTGGCACAGTCCTACACCGTGCCCTATGTTATCGGCAGGACCGAAGACGAGGCGACGAAGGACATCGAGGCCGCAGGCCTTGTCGCCAGCGTGAGCTACGTCAAGTCGGATCAGAAGGCCGGGACGGTCGTCTCATGCGACCCAGGCCAGGGCACGCGCATCGGCGCAGGCGGCACCGTTGCCCTTCAGGTGGTGGAGGTCAACCCGAGCGACTACCATCACCTGGGCGAGTACTTTAGGTATTCCCCTCGACGCATCGACGAGTGGCTGACCGAGCAGGGCTTTTCCCTCCAGGCCTCTCACGAGGACGCCAACGGCATGGCCCAGGCGCTCTTTGTCTCGGCTGATAAGGGTACGGTCAGGCTCGACTCCAACCCGTTCGCGCATAACTTCGACGCGTCCCAGGGAGCGGGCGATGACGTGCTGGCGCGTGGCGCACGCTTTGAAGGCGTGCGGCTCGAGCTGGCGTCGTCCGACGTCCCCGCGACGGCAGCGAACCTTTCCGACGAGGCGCTGCGGCAGATAGTGGAGCTCTGCGGCTTCTCGGGTCAGACGGCGAAGGTGACCCAGGACAACATCCGCCTGCCCCAAGGCGCCAGCAAGGGGACGGCGAGCTTTGCCTGCGCGTATGGCGTGCAGAATGGCTACAGCTGGTCCGTCGTCATCGTGAGCGACGCGGGACAACTGCGCGTCGCCGCGAGCTGTGCCCCGACGTCGCTCTATGACCAGTATGACCTTACGGGCTTTGGCGGCGGCGTTGCGGACATGATCGCCTATATCGACGCGTACACCGGATAGGGAAAACGGAGGGCGTGACGGGCCGGATGGACTCAGTCAGAGGCATAGGTGCGAGCGGAAGTATGGACGTAGGTGCGGGCACGGGCGTAGGGGTCACCAACACCTCTGATGTCACCGTCGGCGCATCTGACGGCGCTTGTGCATCCGTCGCCGCCAGCCCCGTCGACAGTGATGGGCGGACGGCGTTCCTGCGTGCCGAGAACGAGGACGATGACGGCTACGATCCCTACTCGGATCGTCGTCCTGATCCAGAGCCTCTGTTTGAAAGGGACCCCTGGAGATAGCGGCTCCCTGCTCTGGTGCCGGACCTGACGAGTGTCCCGCCACCCCAGCGCCGACGTTCCAGCGCTAATGGTTCAACAGGTGCCAGATGAAGGCGGCGACAAGGGCCAGGACGAGCACGACAACGATGAGCGAGAGCACCGAGCGGCGCTTGCGGATGCTCTCTTGCGACCGGAAGATCGAGCGTCGCCCCTTGGGAATCTCAAGGTACTGGCCGTAACGACTGCCCTTGAGCCCCGAGACGTTGCGTCTCGCCCGCCTATACTGTCCGCTCCCGCCCGAGAACGCATGGCCGATGGTGACGTTCGAGTCGTGCTGGTAGCCAGCCGCTGGGCTGTCGTCATCGGTGCCGACGTCGTTGATGGCCTCCTGCGTGCGATGTGGTGCGCGCTGCCTGACGTAAGGCGCGTGTCCCCGAGCGGGCACATGGACATAGCGTTGTCCCTGCGAGGTGGGCACGCCACCCTCCAGGTCAACGTCTTGTGCGCCGGCGCCCCGCACATGGGCCTCGTGCACGTCGGCGCCCTCTCCGCCAGAGACGCTCGGGGCGGCGTCGCCCGCCTTGGCGTCAAGGTCCGAAAGATCCTCGATCATCCAGTCAGGGACATGTGCGTTGTCGCTCATGTGAGGCCCTCCGCGCTGCCTTTCGCCGAATACGGCTCCATCATACGGCAGCACTCGCCTTGTGACCATCAGACGATAAATGCTCACGGAGCTTAATCTAAGTTAATTGACTTAGATTTACTAAGCGATATCAACTAAGAAAATCTTGTACGAAAGGTATAAAACCCCACCAGGAGGGAACATACCTTATCGAAACGGGAGGCGCACATACCGGGGCGCCTAGACGCAAAGGAGTTGAGGGACTATGGCAAGCATGATTCCGTACGGCAGCAACTACGACAGGGCACTGCGCAGGGCTTTCGATCCATTCGGCTCGTTCTTCTCGGATCCGTTCGGCACTCTGGCCTCCGTCGCCAACGATGGTGCGTTCAAGATGAACGTCGAGGATGCGGGTGACGCGTACGTCGTCACCGCAGAGCTCTCAGGTGTCAAGCGTGACGAGATCGACGTGGAGCTCAACGAGGGTCGCCTGTCCATCTCGGTGGACAGGAAGGAGTCCGAGGAGGAGAAGGGCAAGAACTACCTGCACAAGGAGACCAGCGAGTGGAGCGCCACCCGCGGCGTCTACCTCAAGGACGCCGCCACCTCTGGACTGACCGCGCGCTTGGACGGCGGGGTCCTGACCGTCAACGTCCCCAAGCAGGACGAGAAGGCCAACGTCACCAAGGTCTCGATTGACTAGCTGCAGTAGCGGCTTGTGTGCTCGGCCATCGCTCGGGACGGGTCGCCCACAGCGGGCGCATGAGGTCGCGTACGAGGCATGCACGTGATCCTCGTGTACGGGGTGTACGTGGAACACGAGACAGGCGGACTGGGGGGCGGTGCTTCGGCGCCGCCCCCATCGTTGTGCGTCGCCGGACCCTCTCGCAGCCTGCCGAGCAGGTCACCAAACGCTCAGCGGGGTGGTCTGGCTCGCTGCGCGGACGGTAAGCGTCCCGTCGGGCGAGCGTGCCTCGGCGGCATTGTCGGCGAGCACCTCGGCCCCCACGGCGGCGGCAAGCGTGCGGACGCATACGCCCGGTCGGTTGTTCTTCTCGGAGAGATGGAGCGCGATGACGGTCTCCGTGTCAGGTCCCACCAAGAGCGGTAGGGCCTCGGCGCATTGCGCGTTGGAAAGATGACCGGTGTCGCTACCCACTCGTGCGCGGAGGAATGCGGGATAGGGGCCATGGGCAAGTAGGTCCACGTCATGGTTGGATTCGATGCCCAAGATGCGCACGTCGCGCAGGAGTCCCAGGGCCTCGGCCGTGAGGAGGCCGGAGTCGGTGCACCAGCCAAGGGCGTCTTCGGCCTGACCGTCATCACCCGTGACCGAGAAGCGAAAGCCCATGGGGTCGCCCACGTCGTGCGAGGTGGGGAAGCACTGGACGTGCATGCCCGCGACGTCGAACGAGTCGCTGTGACCCACGAGGTCAAACGAGAGGCCGGCCAAGCGCGGGCTCCCGCTGACGGTGCCTGCCGTTGCGACCAGCGTACCGCCGAAGTGCTTGGCAAAGACAGGGATTCCCGCCACGTGGTCGGAGTGCTCGTGCGTCAGGAGCAGCGCCGAGACGCGACCCATGTCCACGCCCAGGTCGCCCGCACGTCTCAGGAGTTCGCGGCGTGAGATGCCACAGTCGATCAGGATGCTGCCTTTGGGCCCCTCCACTACGGCAGCGTTTCCCTTGGAACCGCTGGCTAGGACGTGCAGGTGTATATGGGGATACATGGCCTCGGGACCCCTCTCGTTCGCATCCCTCGCGCGGCGCGCCGCGCGAGGGATGTGTTGCGTGCGCCATCGAGCGCCCGTCCGAAGCCTTGCTTTTGGACGAGTCCGCTTGGCTCCGTAGACCTTAGCGCATGGCGGAGACACCAATCGGCTGGCTCGGCATTTCCGGGTGACGACAAGGGACTGCCAGACGTCTCGTTTCCCCGTTCTACCTACCATTTGCGTAAAAGGTCTGAAAATGAGGCTGCGTATCCCTATCATTGCGCTTCGGTTACCTGCGCATTTCTGTAATGTTGCATACGACTGAAAGGAGGGACTCGCACGTCGCGATTCTGCGTCGCACGGCGTGCGTTCGCCGCCAGAGCCCCCTGCATGCCGGAAGGGAGAGCGTATGGGAGCGGTCGACAGGCTTCTGAGGTACGTGGCGGTTAGGACCCCGAGCGACGAGGGCAACGATGCCCAATGCTCCAGCAGTCCGGATGAGTTCAAGCTTGCCAGTCTCCTGGCGGACGAGCTGCGTGGCCTGGGGGTAGGGGACGTCCGTGTGAGCGATGATTGCTTCGTCTATGCCAAGGTGCCGGCGACCTCATGAGCGTCGCGCTGGTCTTAGGCGTAGCACGTGCGGTCAACATCCTGCTCGAGAACGGCTACATTTCCGACACCATCCTGAACTACTTCTCTGGCGTGGTCACGGGCATGAGCCCCATGCTCTTCATCCTCGTGATGCTGGTCGCCTACATCATCCTGGGTTTTTCATCAACAGCTCTTCGGGCTTGGCCGTGCTCTCGATTCTCATCATGGCTCCGCTGGGTGACGCGGTCGGCATCTCGAAAGCGGCCATCATCGCGGCATACAACTACGGCCAGGGCCTCATCAGCTACATCACCCCGACTGGCCTGATCTCGGCGTCGCTCGCCATGGTCGACGTGCCGTTCAGCCGCTGGCTCAAGTTCATCAACCCCCTGCTCGTCGCAACGATCGTGCTGAACGGCCTGCTGCTCGTCGCACAGGTGGTGATTGGGTAGACCGAAAAGACGTGGGCCTGCAAGAGTCGTGATGCGGGCGCGGCAGCCGAGTGCCCGGCATGGGCGCCAGGTTGCCGTACCATGTGGGTGAGGCCTTGGCCAAGCGGGACGTCGGTGCGAGCCATTCGTGCGGTGCATGGCCACGGCCCAGCCTTCGACTCGGACCCTGTCAGGGAGGACCATCAGCGTGCCCAGCGTCAACCGTAGATATGCCAGCGCGACACCTCTCTTCGAACGTCCGTCGTCCGTGCATGGCGAGGAGACGCGCGCACCCGTGGTGCTCATGGTCTCGGGTGGTGCCGACTCGTCTGCGCTGCTCCTGCTTGCGGCGACCTCGACACTGGATATAGATGACGGGCGTGGCGTCGCCCGCATCGCTCGTGAGCGTCTGCACGTCCTGCATGTGAACCATCAGCTCAGGGGCATTGATGCCGAGGAGGACGAGGAGTTCGTCCGCGAGCTGTCGTCGCGCTACGGGATACCCTGCACCGTGCGGCGCGTCGACGTCGCCGCACTTGCGCGGGAGGGCTCTGGCTCAGGCGCCAACGTGGAGAACGCTGGCCGCGAGGCGCGCTACGCCGCCGCCGCCGAGCTCGCGGGCCAGCTCTCGCGGGAGTTCGGCACGCCGCGTGCGGCGGCGCGCATCCTGACGGCGCACACCGCCGACGACCGGGCGGAGACCTTCTTCATGAACGCCATCCGGGGGACGGGACCCCAGGGCCTCTCGTCCATACCCCGTCGCCGCAACCTCATCGTACGCCCCCTGCTGGGACGTACCCACGAGGAGCTCTGCGACCTGCTGCGCATGAGCGGCATCGTCTGGCGTGAGGACAAGACCAATGCCGATACGCGCTACCTGCGATCCTACGTGCGTCACGAGGTCATGCCCGTTGTCCGGGCGCGCAACCCGCGTGTGACGGCGAACCTGGCCACCACCTGCGACCTACTTTCCGACGAGGACTCCTATCTGGGCCAGGTGGCATGGCGCAGCTATCGTGACCTTTTGAGGCGCCAGTCGGATGGCATGGTCGCGCTCGACGCCGGACGACTGGGTGCCGCTGAGGTTGCCATCGCGCGGCGCGTGGTGCGCCAGGCGATCCTGGCCGTGCGTCCCGATGCGCGCCTGGAGGCCCGACACGTCGACCGCGTTCTCGGTCTGGTCGCCGCCGGTGGCGGCTCTGCCAGCATCCCTTTGGGCTGCGACGCCCGTGTGGAGTACGGGCTGCTCTTCGTCCGGGACCACGACAGCGGGAGGGGCACGGTCGCCCTCTGGCTCGACGTTCCCGGCCAGGCGAGGCTTCCCGACGGCCGCGGTGTCCGGGCGCGCCTGACCGAGGTGCCCACGGGCTCGCGTGCCGACGAGCTGGCCCGCGCGCATGCCGTGGAGTGGGCGGGGGAGTCGGTGCTCCTGGATGCCGCCTCCTGCGGGCTCGACCGTGCGTCGGGAGGCAGGCTCTGGGTCGATGTGGCCGTCCCAGGCGATGTGATGTGCCCCCTGGGCATGCACGGACAGTCCAAGAAGCTCTCCGACCTTCTCAACGAGGCGCGCATCCCAGCGGCCGACCGTCGGCGCGTGCCCGTCGTGCGCACCTCGCCCACGGGGAACATCCTGTGGGTGGCGGGTGTCCGCCCGGACGAGCGCGTTCGTTGTGTGCCCGCAACGAAGCTGCTGCTGGAATTGAGTATCCTTAGCTTGTAGAGGAAATCCCCGCAGGGCGGCCCGCGCTGGCGTCGGCGGCGACACGAGGAGGGCTGGCGGCATGGCAGACGTGCATGAGGACATCGAGAGCGTCATCCTGAGCGAGGAGGACATCGAGGCCATCGTGAAGCGCATGGGAGGGGAGATCTCTCGTGACTACGACGGCAAGAACCCGCTGATCATCGCCGTTCTGCGCGGGGCCTTCGTGTTCACGGCCGACCTCATGCGCGCCATCACCGTGCCCTGCGCCGTCGACTTCATGGCGGTCTCGAGCTACGGTGACGGCATCAAGAGCTCGGGGGTCGTACGCATCGTGAAGGACCTGGACACCAAGATCGAGGGCCGTCACGTCATCATCGCCGAGGACATCCTGGACTCGGGCCTGACCCTGAGCTACCTAATCGATCTCCTGCAGGCACGTAAGCCCGCGTCGGTCCATGTCGCCACCTTCGCCGTGAAGGACATCAAGGGCAAGGTGCCCGCCATCGATCCCCGCTACGTCGGCACCCACGTGCCCGATGCGTTCATCGTGGGCTATGGCCTGGACTATGCCGAGCGCTACCGCAACCTCCCCTACGTCGGTGTCCTCAAGTCCGAGGTCTACGCCGGCTAGCAACGTCGGCCACCGGAGGGTCGGCCCGTACGCCAAGTTCGACAGCAAGGAGCACCACCAGTGCCAGACAACAATCAGATGGGTCCCGGTGGCCTGGGTCAAGGCGGTCGGACACAGCCTCCCCGCGGCCCCGTCCGCCGCTGGCAGCTCTACGTCTACACGCTCGTCCTCATCGCCTTCGTGGTCTACCTGAGCTATACGGCGTTTGGCGCCCTGGCTCCCAAGAGCGCGGTGGACCGGCTTGCCACCAACGAGTTCGTCACGGCCGTCAAGGAGAACCGCGTCAGAAGCGTCACGTTCAAGACCTCCGACGGCAGCCTGAGCGGCACCTACCAGCGTGACTCCGACGATAGCCCCACGGTCGACTTCTCGTCCACCTACGTGGGTGCGGACAGCCTCCAGGAGCTGATGGCACGGCACCCCGACGTGTCGTTCAGGATCGACACCTCGTCGGACGACCTGTGGCAGACCGTTCTCGTCTCCGTGGTGCCCACCGTCATCGTGGTCGTCGCGCTGTACTACTTCATGAGCCAGATGCAAGGCGCCAACGGGCGTGCCATGAACTTCGGTCGCGCGGACAGGGCGCGCACGCACGAGGAGACGCGTCCCAAGGTCAAGTTTGCCGACGTGGCCGGCATCGACGAGGCCGTCGAGGAGCTCGAGGAGGTCCGTGACTTCCTGCGCGAGCCCGAGCGCTACCGCAAGATGGGCGCGAAGATCCCCCACGGCGTCCTTCTGGTGGGGCCCCCGGGCACCGGCAAGACGCTTCTGGCGAAGGCCGTCGCCGGCGAGGCGGGCGTCCCGTTCTTCTCCATCAGTGGGTCGGACTTCGTCGAGATGTTCGTCGGCGTCGGCGCCAGCCGCGTGCGTGACCTGTTCAAGCAGGCGAAGGAGGTCGCCCCCTCCATCGTCTTCATCGACGAGATAGATGCCGTCGGCCGTCAGCGTGGCGCCGGTCTGGGCGGCGGGCACGACGAGCGCGAGCAGACTCTGAACCAGATGCTGGTTGAGATGGACGGCTTCGAGGACAACTCCGCCGTCATCCTGATCGCGGCGACCAACAGGCCCGACATCCTCGACCCGGCCCTGCTGCGCCCCGGTCGCTTCGACCGCCAGGTCACCGTCGACAGGCCCGATGTGAAGGGGCGCAAGAAGATCCTGGGCGTCCATGCGGAGAACAAGCCCATGGAGAAGACCGTCGACCTGGGCCGCATCGCCAAGCTCACCCCCGGATTCACGGGAGCCGACCTCGCCAACCTCATGAACGAGTCGGCACTGCTCGCGGCTCGCCGCCGCAGGGAGCGCATCTCGATGGGCGAGGTCGAGGAGGCCATGGAGCGCGTCATGGCGGGTCCCGAGAAGAAGGGACGCGTGATGACCCAGGCGGAGCGCATGACCATCGCCTATCACGAGAGCGGACACGCCCTGGTGGGTCACGTGCTCGAGAACAGCGACCCCGTTCACAAGATCTCGATCATCAGCCGTGGTCGGGCGCTGGGCTATACCATGCAGCTGCCCGAGGAGGACCGCTTCCTCGAGACGCGCGACGGCATGCTGGACCAGATCGCCGTGCTGCTGGGCGGCCGCACCGCCGAGGAGCTCTTCTGCAGCGACATCACGACGGGTGCCAGCAACGACCTCGAACGTGCCACCAAGCTCGCCCGCGAGATGGTCACCCGCTACGGCATGAGCGACGAGCTGGGAGCCCAGGTTTATGGCGAGGCCCAGCACGAGGTCTTCCTGGGCCGCGACTACGCCAACCACCATGACTACTCGGCCGAGACCTCCAAGCGCATCGACGACGAGGTCGAGCGCATAATGCGCGAGGCACACCTGCGCGCCTGCGAGGTGCTCGAGGCGCGTCGCGCCCAGATGGACACCATAGCTCACGTCCTGCTCGAGCGCGAGACGGTCGAGGGCGAAGTCGTGAGCGCCCTGCTCGACGACAGGTGGGACGCCTACCTGGCCGCCCATCCCGGCGAGTCCGCCGTCGGCGAGGGGGCTGCGGACGGCAGGGCCACAGGCGCGGGAGCCGGTGAGTAGCGTGTCCGAGAGGCACATCATGTGGTGCGGGCGCACGGCGGACGATGGGACCCGGCTCAAGATCTACGGCGAGCTGCATCTTCCCGACGGCGCCCAAGACGCGGCGTTCACCCACCTGCGCCTCCCGACCGTCATCATGGCGCACCCCTTCGGCGTGGACGGCAGGTCCATGGATGTCTACGCCCAGCTGCTGTGCGATGCCGGCATGGTGGTCTATAACGTCGACTTCTGTGGCGGAGGCCCTCGAGCGCGCTCGGACGGGGACATGCTGCACATGTCCGTCGAGACCGAGGCCGCCGACCTGTGGGCAGTCGTCGGCGCCATGGCAGAGGAGCCGTTCTGCGATCCTGGCCGGCTGTTCCTCATGGGAGCGAGCCAAGGCGCCTTCGTCGCGACCCTCGTTGCCTGTCGCAATCCCCACGTCGTGCGTGCCCTCGCGCTCATGTACCCCGCCTACGTGCTGCACGATGACGCCAGGAGGCGGTTTGGTGACGGCACGGAGCTGCCGGAGAGCTATGACATGATGGGGTGCGCCGTCGGACGGCGCTACGCAGCGGACGCCCTTGCCTGCGACCCATACGTGGAGATGCCCCGCTTTTCCGGCGACGTCCTGCTCATGCAGGGGGATGCCGACCCGATCGTCCCCCTTGCCTTTGCCGAGCGTGCGGCAGGGGCGTTTCCCCACGCGCGCCTCGAACGCTTCGTGGGGGCTGGCCATGGGTTCTCGGGCGACGACCTCCAACGGTCCTTCAGCTGCGCCCGTGACTTCTTCCGTGAGGTCTCCGTGCGCGCATAGCGCAAGAGAGAGGAGCAAGCATGGCTATCAACCGGACAAGCTATGACTACGGCTCGGCCAAGTCGTCCATTCGCGAGATCGCGGCCTACGGGGCGGCCCGCAAGGCGGAGATAGGGGCCGAGAGGGTCTTCGACTTCTCGCTGGGCAACCCCTCCATCCCCGCGCCCGAGGCGGTGCGGGCCTCCATCGAGAGGAACGTCCGGCTGCCCCCGACCCAACTCCACAGCTACACGCCCGCCGCCGGCCTGCCCTTCGTGCGCCAAGCCGTCGCAGACTCGCTCAACCGTCGCTTCTCCACCTCGTATCAGGTGGGCGACCTCTACCTCACCTGCGGTGCGGCGGCGTCGCTGTCCATCACGCTCCACGCAATCGTTAACCCCGGCGACGAGGTCATCGTGATGGCTCCGTACTTCCCCGAGTACCGCGTCTGGATCGAGGCCTCCGGCGCCCATTGCGTCGAGGTCAAGGCCGACAGGGACAGCTTTCAGATCGACACGGAGGCCGTGGCGGCGGCAATCACCGCACGGACCAAGGCCGTCCTGATCGACTCGCCCAACAACCCCGTCGGCGCCGTCTACCCCGCCCAGAACCTCGTCGCCCTCGCCGACGTCCTGCGCGGGCGTTGCCGAGATCTGGGGATAAGGATCTACCTCGTCTCGGACGAGCCCTATCGTGAGATCACCTACGGTGCGGAGGTGCCCTGGGTGCCAGCCCTCTACGAGCGCGCCATCGTGTGCTACTCCTACTCGAAGTCGCTCTCTCTGCCGGGCGAGCGCATCGGCTGGGTCCTGGTGCCCGACACCAATCCCGATCACGACGACCTGGTGCCCTCCGTCGCCGGGGCCGGTCGCAAGCTGGGGTTTGTCTGTGCACCCGCACTCTTCCAGCGCGTGCTTGCGGATTGCGTGGACGAGCCTGTGAACGTCGATGCCTACGCCCGCAACCGAGAGGCGCTCACCCGGGGCCTCTCCGCGCTCGGCTACGAGTACGTCGAGCCACAGGGGGCGTTCTACCTCTGGGTGAGGTCGCTTGAGCCCGATGCCGAGGCATTCTTCCAGAGGGCCAAGGCGCTCGAGCTCCTTCCCGTGCCGTCCGACAGCTTCGGCTGCACCGGTTGGGTCCGCCTGGGCTACTGCGTGAGCCACGATACGATCGAGGGATCCATGGGTGCCTGGGGGCGCCTCAGGGAGCAGTACCTCTGATGGGGACCTGCACGGGGCGTGACGGCGGGGCCTGTGGCGGCCGCGACTCTCGCCAGACCGGATGCCGGCCGCTGCACATCGCCTGTGACGTTCACACCCACACGCTCTTCTCGCGCCATGCCTACTCGACCATCGAGGAGAACGTCCGTGCCGCCGCAGGGCGCCACATCGAGCTCCTGGGGTCTACGGACCACTTCTCCTCCATGCTGCACCGCGAGGCGACCGGAGAGCGCGCATCGGGCTATGACCTGCGTGACAACCAGTACTTCCTGAACTATGCCGTCTGGCCGCGCACCTGGCATGGCGTCCGTCTCCTGCATGGCTGCGAGGCGGATATCGTCGATTTGGACGGAAGGCTCTTTGGCTATGACGCGCCTGTCGCATACGAGATAAACGGTGCGTCCCTTGGCTGTGCGACCACCCTCAAGGAGCGCGTCTTCCGTGACTGCGACTACGTCATCGCGTCGGTCCACAACGCGGAGTTCGCGCACGGAGCATCCCTCGCACGGACGACGGCCATGTACGTCCATGCCCTCGAGGACCCCAAGGTGCTGATCCTGGGCCACACCGGGCGCTCAGCCGTGCCGTTCGACATGGACGAGGTCCTGGCCGTGGCCAAGGATCTGGGCAAGCTCATCGAGATCAACGAGGCCACGCTCGTCTCGCACCAGGAGGCCAGCGGCGCCTGCCGTCGGATCGCGGAGCGCTGCGCCGAGCTGGGCGTCATGGTCTCAACAGGGACTGATGCACACATATCCTGCGACATCGGTCGCCTCGATCGCGTGAGGTCCCTGCTCGGGGAGATAGGATTTCCCCAGCGGCTCGTCGCCACGCGCGATGCTGAGACCTTCATGGGCGTGCTCTCCCGTGCGCGGGGGACCCTGCGGGCATAGGGCCGGACTCCGTGGGCACGGCCCGTCATCGCTTGCTGCGGGTAGTCACGGATGTCGAGGGTTCGGTTCCTACCAGTCGAAGGCGCTTGCGATGTCGCAGGCGCAGACCACGTCAGCCCCCGCGTCCTGGGGAGTGGGCTGCAGGTTCACGATGATGATCGCGTCGCCCCTGAAATAGCGCACGAGCCCTGCGGCGGGGTACACGACGAGCGA belongs to Olsenella uli DSM 7084 and includes:
- a CDS encoding PASTA domain-containing protein, which encodes MAGEKNVRGGTAARPIAAAVLLAVMLLATAAFATYGAELWGGKSVPKVVGTSQVAATQELESKGFSVVVANDAVDDGIGKALSTEPGAGERAPEGSTVTLHVGVQRIIPQVVGLSEADATTALRDVGAQRISIEHQASTAQEGSVVAVDPGEGSAFVSRDTITLTVAQSYTVPYVIGRTEDEATKDIEAAGLVASVSYVKSDQKAGTVVSCDPGQGTRIGAGGTVALQVVEVNPSDYHHLGEYFRYSPRRIDEWLTEQGFSLQASHEDANGMAQALFVSADKGTVRLDSNPFAHNFDASQGAGDDVLARGARFEGVRLELASSDVPATAANLSDEALRQIVELCGFSGQTAKVTQDNIRLPQGASKGTASFACAYGVQNGYSWSVVIVSDAGQLRVAASCAPTSLYDQYDLTGFGGGVADMIAYIDAYTG
- a CDS encoding Hsp20/alpha crystallin family protein; this encodes MASMIPYGSNYDRALRRAFDPFGSFFSDPFGTLASVANDGAFKMNVEDAGDAYVVTAELSGVKRDEIDVELNEGRLSISVDRKESEEEKGKNYLHKETSEWSATRGVYLKDAATSGLTARLDGGVLTVNVPKQDEKANVTKVSID
- a CDS encoding MBL fold metallo-hydrolase, whose protein sequence is MYPHIHLHVLASGSKGNAAVVEGPKGSILIDCGISRRELLRRAGDLGVDMGRVSALLLTHEHSDHVAGIPVFAKHFGGTLVATAGTVSGSPRLAGLSFDLVGHSDSFDVAGMHVQCFPTSHDVGDPMGFRFSVTGDDGQAEDALGWCTDSGLLTAEALGLLRDVRILGIESNHDVDLLAHGPYPAFLRARVGSDTGHLSNAQCAEALPLLVGPDTETVIALHLSEKNNRPGVCVRTLAAAVGAEVLADNAAEARSPDGTLTVRAASQTTPLSVW
- the tilS gene encoding tRNA lysidine(34) synthetase TilS, translating into MPSVNRRYASATPLFERPSSVHGEETRAPVVLMVSGGADSSALLLLAATSTLDIDDGRGVARIARERLHVLHVNHQLRGIDAEEDEEFVRELSSRYGIPCTVRRVDVAALAREGSGSGANVENAGREARYAAAAELAGQLSREFGTPRAAARILTAHTADDRAETFFMNAIRGTGPQGLSSIPRRRNLIVRPLLGRTHEELCDLLRMSGIVWREDKTNADTRYLRSYVRHEVMPVVRARNPRVTANLATTCDLLSDEDSYLGQVAWRSYRDLLRRQSDGMVALDAGRLGAAEVAIARRVVRQAILAVRPDARLEARHVDRVLGLVAAGGGSASIPLGCDARVEYGLLFVRDHDSGRGTVALWLDVPGQARLPDGRGVRARLTEVPTGSRADELARAHAVEWAGESVLLDAASCGLDRASGGRLWVDVAVPGDVMCPLGMHGQSKKLSDLLNEARIPAADRRRVPVVRTSPTGNILWVAGVRPDERVRCVPATKLLLELSILSL
- the hpt gene encoding hypoxanthine phosphoribosyltransferase, coding for MADVHEDIESVILSEEDIEAIVKRMGGEISRDYDGKNPLIIAVLRGAFVFTADLMRAITVPCAVDFMAVSSYGDGIKSSGVVRIVKDLDTKIEGRHVIIAEDILDSGLTLSYLIDLLQARKPASVHVATFAVKDIKGKVPAIDPRYVGTHVPDAFIVGYGLDYAERYRNLPYVGVLKSEVYAG